The proteins below are encoded in one region of Sinorhizobium meliloti:
- a CDS encoding NCS2 family permease has protein sequence MFERLFKLKEHGTTVRTEVIAGVTTFLTMSYIIFVNPDILSTTGMDRNAIFVATCLAAALGSAVMALVANWPIGMAPGMGLNAFFAFTVVAALGFTWQQALGAVFISGIIFLFLTVTGVRSWLIAGIPHSLRSAIATGIGLFLGIIALKNAGIVVDNPATLVGLGDLKQTGPLLAILGFFVIAVLDALNVRGSILIGILVVTVLSMFLGVSEFQGIVSAPPSIAPTFLQLDIMGALHGGLVHVILVFVLVEVFDATGTLIGVAKRAKLVEEGKPSRLGRALLADSSAIVAGSLMGTSSTTAYVESASGVQAGGRTGLTALTISVLFLAALFISPLAAAVPSYATAPALLYVAGLMMRELTEIEWDDLTEAAPAALTAIAMPFTYSIANGLAFGFVSYVVLKVCTGKWNVIHPATQLVAALFIVRFAFFAE, from the coding sequence ATGTTTGAACGACTCTTCAAGCTTAAGGAGCACGGCACGACCGTTCGCACGGAAGTGATCGCCGGCGTCACGACGTTCCTTACGATGTCCTACATCATCTTCGTCAATCCTGACATTCTGTCGACCACGGGCATGGACCGCAACGCGATTTTCGTCGCGACCTGTCTTGCGGCCGCTCTGGGCTCCGCCGTCATGGCGCTTGTCGCCAATTGGCCGATCGGCATGGCGCCGGGCATGGGCCTCAACGCATTCTTCGCCTTCACGGTCGTGGCCGCCCTCGGCTTCACCTGGCAGCAGGCGCTCGGCGCGGTCTTCATCTCCGGCATCATCTTCCTGTTCTTGACTGTCACGGGGGTTCGAAGTTGGCTGATCGCTGGGATCCCGCATTCGCTTCGCAGCGCGATTGCGACCGGTATCGGCCTGTTCCTGGGCATCATCGCCCTGAAAAACGCCGGCATCGTCGTCGACAACCCGGCGACGCTGGTCGGCCTCGGCGATCTCAAGCAGACCGGACCGCTGCTCGCGATCCTCGGCTTCTTCGTCATCGCCGTGCTCGACGCGCTCAATGTCCGCGGATCCATCCTCATCGGCATCCTGGTGGTAACGGTTCTGTCGATGTTCCTCGGCGTATCGGAATTCCAGGGCATCGTCTCTGCGCCTCCGAGCATTGCGCCGACCTTCCTCCAGCTCGACATCATGGGCGCCCTGCATGGCGGTCTCGTCCACGTCATTCTAGTCTTCGTGCTGGTCGAGGTCTTCGACGCGACCGGCACGCTGATCGGTGTCGCCAAGCGCGCGAAACTGGTGGAAGAGGGCAAGCCCAGCCGTCTCGGGCGTGCATTGCTTGCCGACAGCTCGGCCATCGTCGCCGGCTCGCTGATGGGCACCAGCAGCACGACCGCCTATGTCGAAAGCGCCTCGGGCGTGCAGGCGGGCGGGCGCACCGGTCTAACGGCGCTGACGATCTCGGTGCTGTTCCTCGCCGCGCTCTTCATCTCGCCGCTTGCCGCCGCCGTCCCGTCCTATGCGACCGCGCCGGCACTGCTTTACGTTGCCGGTCTGATGATGCGTGAGCTCACCGAGATCGAATGGGACGACCTGACGGAGGCGGCACCCGCGGCGCTAACCGCTATCGCCATGCCCTTCACCTATTCGATCGCCAACGGTCTCGCCTTCGGCTTCGTAAGCTACGTGGTCCTCAAGGTCTGCACCGGCAAGTGGAACGTCATCCACCCGGCGACCCAGCTCGTCGCGGCACTGTTCATCGTCCGCTTCGCATTCTTCGCCGAGTGA
- the alc gene encoding allantoicase, with protein MTRAGEVLPGFAGGTINLASAGLGARALFATDEFFGPLERMLKDEPAAFHPGLYDDHGKWMDGWETRRRRGAGHDYAVIALAAKGRIAGFDVDTSHFTGNYPSACSIEACHSAEDPDEATEWVQLLPVTGLGPNAHHFFAAHSDAVYSHIRLRIHPDGGIARLRVYGTPALDLKAMANETIDLASCLLGGRIVAFSNGHYGHERLIAPGRGANMGDGWETRRRREPGYDWIIVKLAARGHVERILVDTAHFKGNYPDACSLQAADLGGMTAECDMLVASSAMFWNELLPHRKLSADSVHEYGSDMLRHADPVTHVRLNIYPDGGVSRLRIYGRVADPRSR; from the coding sequence ATGACGCGTGCCGGCGAAGTCCTGCCCGGCTTTGCGGGCGGGACAATCAACCTCGCTTCCGCAGGCCTTGGCGCCCGGGCGCTCTTTGCGACGGACGAATTCTTCGGCCCGCTGGAGCGTATGCTAAAGGACGAACCGGCCGCATTCCACCCCGGCCTTTACGACGATCACGGCAAATGGATGGACGGCTGGGAAACCCGCCGCCGCCGCGGCGCCGGCCACGACTACGCGGTTATCGCGCTCGCCGCGAAAGGGCGGATTGCCGGCTTCGACGTCGACACGTCGCACTTCACCGGCAATTATCCGAGCGCCTGCTCGATAGAAGCCTGTCATTCGGCAGAAGATCCGGACGAGGCGACCGAGTGGGTCCAACTGCTGCCGGTCACCGGCCTCGGACCGAATGCACATCACTTCTTCGCCGCGCACTCCGACGCGGTCTACAGCCATATCCGGCTGCGCATCCATCCGGATGGAGGTATCGCCCGGCTTCGGGTCTACGGCACTCCGGCACTCGATCTCAAGGCTATGGCGAACGAGACGATCGATCTTGCGTCCTGCCTGCTCGGCGGTCGGATCGTCGCCTTCTCCAACGGCCATTACGGCCACGAGCGCCTCATTGCCCCAGGGCGGGGCGCGAATATGGGCGACGGCTGGGAAACGCGCAGGCGGCGCGAACCGGGCTACGACTGGATCATCGTCAAGCTTGCCGCACGCGGGCACGTCGAACGGATCCTCGTCGATACCGCGCATTTCAAAGGCAACTATCCGGATGCTTGCTCGCTACAGGCGGCTGACCTCGGAGGCATGACTGCCGAGTGCGACATGCTCGTTGCCTCCTCCGCGATGTTCTGGAACGAGCTTCTGCCGCACCGGAAGCTTTCGGCCGACAGCGTCCATGAGTATGGGTCCGATATGCTCAGACATGCCGATCCGGTCACGCATGTGCGCCTGAACATCTACCCGGATGGCGGCGTCAGCCGGCTGCGCATTTACGGCCGGGTCGCTGACCCCAGATCACGATGA
- a CDS encoding winged helix-turn-helix transcriptional regulator, producing MAEIIKKLPVLPSERALKVISGRWKAIVLYHLFDRPKRLSELRRLIPAVSQKVLIQQLREMEEHGLVHREIFREIPPRVEYSATTLGVSLEPVLLALCEWGQRHAAELNEVDHVADCVIRPRKGDNRAMP from the coding sequence ATGGCTGAGATCATAAAGAAATTGCCGGTGCTGCCCTCCGAGCGCGCACTCAAAGTGATTTCCGGACGCTGGAAAGCCATCGTCCTCTACCATCTGTTCGATAGGCCGAAGCGGCTGTCCGAGTTGCGAAGGCTGATACCCGCCGTCAGCCAGAAAGTGCTGATCCAGCAGCTCCGCGAAATGGAGGAGCATGGCCTCGTACACAGGGAGATTTTCCGCGAGATACCGCCGCGCGTCGAATATTCGGCGACGACGCTCGGCGTCAGCCTCGAGCCCGTCCTGCTGGCACTTTGCGAGTGGGGTCAGCGCCACGCCGCCGAACTGAACGAGGTCGATCACGTGGCAGACTGCGTGATCCGCCCGCGAAAGGGCGACAACCGGGCTATGCCTTGA
- the puuE gene encoding allantoinase PuuE — protein sequence MRYPRDLLGHGPNPRIAWPDGARIAVQFVINYEEGGENCVLHGDAASEAFLSEIVGAQAWPAQRHWNMESIYEYGARAGFWRLHRLFTDRQIPATVYGVATALKRSPAQVAAMQDAGWEIASHGLKWIEHKDFDAERERAEIAEAIRLHTIVTGERPTGWYTGRCSVNTLDLVTEAGGFDYVSDAYADDLPYWHEHAGRHQLVIPYTLDANDMRFATPQGFNSGDQFFSYLKDSFDVLYAEGTAGAPKMMSIGLHCRLVGRPGRAAALARFLDYVQSHEKVWLARRIDIARYWAETYPFQPNEDRPSRLSKDAFIDRFGGVFEHSDWIARRAFAGELGPANDTATGLHAALCAVFREASEEERLAVLTAHPDLSGKLAQAKRLTESSTSEQASAGLDALTDQERERFTTLNNAYVEKFGFPFILAVKGRSKDEILAAFENRIGNDRETEFVTACRQVERIALLRLRDTLPD from the coding sequence ATGAGATATCCCCGCGATCTCCTGGGCCATGGTCCGAACCCGCGTATCGCCTGGCCCGATGGCGCCCGGATCGCCGTTCAATTCGTGATCAATTACGAGGAGGGCGGAGAGAACTGCGTGCTTCACGGCGACGCGGCGTCCGAGGCCTTCCTCTCGGAAATCGTCGGCGCTCAGGCCTGGCCCGCCCAGCGCCACTGGAACATGGAATCGATCTACGAATACGGGGCGCGCGCCGGATTCTGGCGGCTGCACCGGTTGTTCACCGACCGGCAAATACCGGCCACCGTCTACGGCGTCGCCACGGCCCTCAAGCGATCGCCCGCCCAGGTGGCCGCCATGCAGGACGCCGGCTGGGAGATCGCCTCCCACGGCCTCAAATGGATCGAGCACAAGGATTTCGACGCCGAGCGCGAACGCGCCGAGATCGCCGAGGCGATCCGCCTCCACACGATCGTAACCGGAGAACGGCCGACCGGCTGGTACACCGGCCGCTGCTCCGTGAACACGCTCGATCTCGTGACCGAGGCCGGCGGCTTCGACTACGTCTCCGACGCCTATGCGGACGACCTGCCCTATTGGCATGAACATGCCGGCCGGCACCAGCTCGTCATCCCCTATACCCTCGACGCCAACGACATGCGCTTCGCAACGCCACAGGGCTTCAACAGCGGCGACCAGTTCTTCAGCTATCTGAAGGACAGTTTCGACGTTCTCTACGCCGAGGGAACTGCCGGCGCGCCGAAGATGATGAGCATCGGCCTTCACTGCCGTCTCGTCGGCCGGCCCGGCCGCGCCGCCGCACTGGCCCGCTTCCTCGACTATGTGCAGAGCCACGAGAAGGTCTGGCTCGCCCGCCGCATCGACATTGCCCGTTACTGGGCAGAGACCTATCCGTTCCAGCCGAACGAAGACCGTCCCTCGCGGCTTTCGAAGGATGCCTTCATCGATCGCTTCGGAGGGGTATTCGAGCACTCGGACTGGATCGCCAGACGCGCCTTTGCAGGCGAACTCGGCCCGGCCAACGATACGGCGACGGGACTGCACGCGGCGCTCTGCGCGGTCTTTCGCGAGGCAAGCGAAGAGGAACGGCTTGCCGTCCTCACCGCCCACCCCGATCTTTCCGGCAAGCTCGCCCAGGCGAAACGCCTGACCGAGAGCTCGACTTCGGAACAAGCCTCGGCGGGCCTCGACGCACTGACGGATCAGGAGCGCGAGCGTTTCACGACCCTCAACAATGCCTATGTCGAGAAGTTCGGCTTCCCCTTCATCCTGGCCGTCAAGGGGCGCAGCAAGGACGAGATCCTTGCCGCCTTCGAGAACCGTATCGGCAACGATCGGGAGACGGAATTCGTCACCGCGTGCCGCCAGGTGGAGCGGATCGCGCTCCTGCGGCTGCGCGACACGCTGCCGGACTGA
- the xdhB gene encoding xanthine dehydrogenase molybdopterin binding subunit, protein MNVMQPVDRVRGAVHDKERHESGHKHVSGTAEYIDDIPEPAGTLHGYLGLSQRAHAEILSVDFEAVRNSPGVVGVLTAEDIPGENDISPAHKHDDPVFAAGKVEFHGQPIFAVIATSREAARRAAGKVKIDYRDLPHVTDVLEAAAANYPLVIDPLKLERGDIDAGFAKAKNTVSGEMRIGGQDHFYLEGQISFAIPGEDDEVTVFSSTQHPSETQLMVAHVLGVPSNAVTVNVRRMGGGFGGKETQANLFAAVAAVAARKYRRAIKVRPDRDDDMTATGKRHDFHVDYKVGFDDDGRIEAVDAVFAARCGFSADLSGPVTDRALFHADNCYFYPNVRLRSRPLKTNTVSNTAFRGFGGPQGMVGGERMIEDVAYALGKDPLEIRKLNFYGGEGRNLTPYHQTVEDNIIGRIIEELEVSSDYAARRQAAIAFNRESPVIKRGIALTPVKFGISFTKTEYNQAGALVHVYTDGSIQLNHGGTEMGQGLYTKVAQVVADEFQVDLDHIKVTATSTGKVPNTSATAASSGSDLNGMAAANACQQIKERLVRFAAERYGVGEADIAFEPNTVRIGAERIAFADLIKAAYAARVQLSAAGFYKTPKIHWSRAEGRGRPFYYFAYGASCSEVSVDTLTGEYQVERTDIIHDVGKSLNPALDLGQVEGAFVQGMGWLTTEELWWDAKGRLRTHAPSTYKIPLASDRPRVFNVRLAEWSINREETIRRSKAVGEPPFMLGISVLEAISMAAASVADYRIPPRIDAPATPERVLMAVERLRAARAG, encoded by the coding sequence ATGAATGTGATGCAGCCCGTCGATCGCGTCCGCGGCGCCGTCCACGACAAGGAACGCCACGAATCCGGTCACAAGCATGTTTCCGGAACCGCCGAGTATATAGACGATATTCCCGAGCCCGCCGGTACGCTTCACGGCTATCTGGGGCTGTCGCAGCGCGCGCATGCCGAAATCCTGTCGGTGGATTTCGAGGCGGTGCGTAACAGTCCGGGTGTCGTGGGAGTGCTCACGGCGGAGGACATACCCGGCGAAAACGATATCAGCCCGGCGCACAAGCACGACGATCCGGTCTTCGCGGCCGGCAAGGTCGAGTTCCACGGCCAGCCGATCTTCGCGGTCATCGCCACCTCGCGCGAGGCCGCCCGGCGCGCGGCCGGCAAGGTAAAGATCGATTATCGCGATCTGCCGCATGTGACGGATGTTCTCGAAGCGGCCGCCGCGAACTATCCGCTGGTGATCGATCCCCTGAAGCTCGAGCGTGGCGACATCGATGCCGGCTTTGCCAAGGCGAAAAACACCGTTTCGGGCGAGATGCGCATCGGGGGCCAGGATCACTTCTATCTCGAAGGCCAGATCTCCTTCGCCATTCCCGGCGAAGATGATGAAGTCACCGTCTTCTCCTCGACCCAGCATCCCAGCGAGACGCAGCTCATGGTCGCCCATGTGCTGGGCGTGCCGTCGAATGCCGTGACTGTCAACGTCCGGCGCATGGGCGGCGGCTTCGGCGGCAAGGAGACGCAGGCAAATCTTTTCGCCGCGGTTGCGGCAGTGGCGGCGAGGAAATACCGCCGCGCGATCAAGGTGCGCCCCGACCGCGACGACGACATGACGGCGACGGGCAAGCGCCACGACTTCCACGTCGACTACAAGGTCGGCTTCGACGACGATGGCCGCATCGAGGCGGTGGACGCCGTCTTCGCCGCCCGCTGCGGCTTCTCGGCCGACCTTTCCGGACCGGTGACCGATCGCGCGCTCTTCCACGCCGACAACTGCTATTTCTACCCGAATGTCCGGCTGCGCTCGCGCCCGCTGAAGACCAACACGGTCTCGAACACCGCGTTCCGGGGGTTCGGCGGACCGCAGGGCATGGTCGGCGGCGAGCGGATGATCGAAGACGTCGCCTATGCGCTCGGCAAGGACCCGCTGGAAATCCGCAAGCTCAATTTCTACGGCGGCGAGGGGCGCAACCTGACGCCGTACCACCAAACGGTGGAAGACAACATCATCGGCCGGATCATCGAGGAGCTCGAGGTTTCGTCCGACTATGCCGCCCGGCGGCAGGCGGCCATCGCCTTCAACCGCGAGAGCCCCGTCATCAAGCGCGGTATCGCGCTGACGCCGGTGAAATTCGGCATCTCTTTCACCAAGACGGAATATAACCAGGCCGGCGCCCTGGTCCATGTCTATACGGACGGTTCGATCCAGCTGAACCACGGCGGCACGGAGATGGGGCAGGGGCTCTACACCAAGGTGGCGCAGGTCGTGGCGGACGAGTTCCAGGTAGATCTCGACCATATAAAGGTGACGGCGACCTCGACCGGCAAGGTGCCGAACACCTCGGCGACGGCCGCTTCGTCCGGTTCGGACCTCAACGGCATGGCGGCCGCCAATGCCTGCCAGCAGATCAAGGAGCGGCTCGTGCGCTTCGCGGCCGAGCGCTACGGCGTCGGCGAAGCTGATATCGCCTTCGAGCCCAACACGGTCCGGATCGGCGCCGAGCGCATCGCCTTTGCCGATCTTATCAAGGCGGCTTATGCCGCGCGCGTGCAGCTTTCGGCGGCCGGATTCTACAAGACCCCGAAGATCCACTGGAGCCGCGCCGAGGGGCGGGGGCGTCCGTTCTATTATTTCGCCTACGGCGCCTCGTGCTCCGAGGTCAGCGTCGACACGCTGACCGGCGAATACCAGGTCGAGCGGACCGATATCATCCACGATGTCGGCAAGTCGCTGAACCCGGCGCTCGACCTCGGTCAGGTCGAGGGTGCCTTCGTCCAGGGCATGGGCTGGCTGACGACGGAGGAACTCTGGTGGGATGCCAAGGGCCGGCTGAGGACGCATGCGCCCTCCACCTACAAGATCCCGCTCGCGTCCGATCGCCCGCGCGTCTTCAACGTGCGTCTGGCCGAATGGTCCATCAACAGGGAGGAGACGATCCGGCGCTCGAAGGCGGTCGGGGAACCTCCCTTCATGCTGGGGATTTCGGTTCTGGAGGCGATATCCATGGCGGCGGCGAGCGTCGCGGATTATCGTATTCCGCCGCGTATCGATGCCCCGGCAACGCCGGAGCGCGTGCTGATGGCGGTCGAGCGCCTGCGCGCCGCCCGGGCCGGGTAG
- the uraH gene encoding hydroxyisourate hydrolase has protein sequence MQVQDGTPGRLTTHVLDTASGRPASNLRIDLYRIEGERPELLSSTRTNDDGRCDAPLLNGSTMETGTYELRFHAGEYLGTAAERGANPFLDVIPIRFGIADRAAHYHVPLLLSPYGYSTYRGS, from the coding sequence ATGCAAGTTCAAGACGGAACGCCCGGGCGTCTGACGACCCACGTGCTGGACACGGCGAGCGGGAGACCGGCAAGCAATCTGCGCATCGACCTCTACCGGATTGAAGGTGAACGGCCGGAGCTTCTCTCGTCGACCCGCACCAACGATGACGGGCGCTGCGATGCGCCGCTTCTCAACGGCTCCACGATGGAAACCGGCACCTACGAACTGCGCTTTCACGCCGGCGAATATCTCGGCACTGCGGCCGAGCGCGGCGCGAACCCGTTTCTCGACGTGATTCCGATCCGCTTCGGGATCGCCGACCGGGCCGCGCATTATCACGTGCCGCTCCTGCTTTCGCCCTACGGCTATTCCACCTATCGCGGGAGCTGA
- a CDS encoding quinone oxidoreductase family protein has translation MKAIEFRRFGSPDVLQSVDVATPSPGRGEALVRVGAVGVNYFEVLMRQDRYAVTPELPMIPGVEVAGVVVAVGEELSQDIIGSRVAVPMFAHGRGTGGYAEYVSVDAAMLVPIPDGLSFEAAVALMVQGLTALYLVRQSSLQNKTLLISAAAGGVGSLLVQLARDGGARTIVAVASSQKKLDSARWLGAHLGINYAAPDWTATLREALNGGGVDILYDFVGGEFTHAAIDLLVPAGELVFGALGRFALSGRQVESMFALNQSLRGFALLPLLNLAGLKADLTELFTRAQEGALTVAIDSRFSLDRAADAHRAIESRRTIGKVVLVP, from the coding sequence ATGAAGGCCATTGAGTTCCGCCGCTTCGGGTCGCCAGACGTGCTCCAAAGCGTCGATGTCGCTACACCGAGTCCGGGAAGGGGCGAGGCGCTCGTCCGCGTGGGCGCCGTTGGCGTCAACTATTTCGAGGTTCTGATGCGGCAGGATCGCTACGCGGTCACGCCCGAACTGCCGATGATCCCAGGTGTGGAGGTCGCCGGCGTCGTCGTAGCGGTCGGGGAGGAACTTTCCCAGGATATCATCGGCAGTCGTGTCGCGGTCCCGATGTTCGCTCATGGGCGGGGTACCGGCGGATATGCCGAATATGTATCGGTCGATGCCGCGATGCTGGTACCGATCCCGGACGGACTGTCCTTCGAAGCCGCTGTTGCCCTGATGGTGCAGGGCCTCACGGCTCTTTATCTCGTCCGGCAAAGCTCGCTGCAGAACAAAACGCTGCTGATCAGCGCTGCGGCAGGCGGTGTGGGTTCATTGCTCGTGCAATTGGCAAGGGACGGCGGCGCGCGGACGATTGTAGCGGTTGCAAGTTCGCAGAAAAAGCTCGACTCCGCCCGTTGGCTCGGTGCTCACCTCGGCATCAACTATGCGGCGCCTGATTGGACGGCAACGCTCAGGGAGGCTTTGAACGGTGGCGGGGTCGACATTCTTTACGATTTCGTCGGCGGCGAATTTACCCACGCTGCGATCGATCTGCTGGTACCGGCGGGAGAGCTGGTTTTCGGCGCCCTCGGCAGGTTTGCGTTGAGCGGCCGGCAAGTAGAATCGATGTTCGCACTGAACCAATCCCTGCGCGGCTTCGCCTTACTGCCGCTCTTGAACCTCGCCGGATTGAAGGCGGACCTCACCGAGCTTTTCACCCGGGCGCAAGAGGGCGCCTTGACGGTCGCGATCGACAGTCGCTTTTCGCTTGATCGGGCCGCGGACGCACACCGGGCTATCGAGAGCCGCCGAACGATCGGTAAGGTCGTGCTTGTGCCCTGA
- a CDS encoding DUF2442 domain-containing protein, protein MAELTGTQIDAALESGRIARETEPRAASARYDERSGRIVVELINGCTFAFPPRLAQGLEDGSSDQLAAVEILGEGYGLHWEALDVDLSIPGLLAGIFGTKAYMARRAGQATSPAKAAAARANGAKGGRPRKAARG, encoded by the coding sequence ATGGCTGAACTGACGGGCACCCAGATCGACGCAGCTTTGGAAAGCGGCCGGATAGCGCGAGAGACAGAGCCGCGTGCTGCATCTGCGCGCTATGACGAGCGAAGCGGCCGCATTGTCGTGGAGTTGATCAATGGCTGCACGTTCGCCTTTCCGCCACGCCTGGCGCAGGGACTGGAAGATGGAAGCAGCGATCAGCTCGCCGCAGTCGAGATCCTTGGGGAAGGTTATGGCCTGCATTGGGAAGCCTTGGACGTCGATCTTTCGATTCCGGGCCTTTTGGCCGGCATATTCGGCACCAAGGCTTATATGGCACGAAGGGCAGGGCAAGCGACATCGCCGGCGAAGGCAGCAGCCGCGCGTGCTAATGGTGCCAAGGGCGGGCGGCCGCGCAAAGCGGCCCGCGGCTAG
- the xdhC gene encoding xanthine dehydrogenase accessory protein XdhC, whose protein sequence is MARREDIRDFLSRGTACVLVEVASAAGSTPRDADAWMLVSKDRTFSTIGGGQLEFMAIDHARKLVQGANADLRLAIPLGPEIGQCCGGHVALSFKKVDADTRAALIERSDDEIAHRPHVYIFGAGHVGNALAMALSHVPLRTVLVDTREHELSAADVPGIETCLTAMPEAIVRDAPPDSAFVVLTHDHALDFLIATEALGREDASYVGMIGSKTKRATFKNWLSREVDRPELFGRLVCPIGGTAVKDKRPPVIAALAAAEILTAALNRHLQPRAPTPKSRRSIKA, encoded by the coding sequence ATGGCGCGCAGAGAGGACATACGGGATTTCCTGAGCCGTGGAACGGCCTGCGTGCTTGTCGAGGTGGCGAGCGCGGCAGGCTCGACGCCGCGCGATGCGGATGCCTGGATGCTCGTCTCAAAAGATCGCACCTTCTCCACGATCGGTGGCGGACAGCTCGAATTCATGGCGATCGACCACGCGCGCAAGCTCGTTCAAGGGGCGAACGCGGATCTCCGATTGGCGATCCCCCTCGGCCCGGAGATCGGCCAATGCTGCGGCGGTCATGTCGCGCTTTCTTTCAAAAAGGTCGATGCGGACACGCGTGCGGCACTTATCGAACGCAGCGACGATGAGATCGCGCATCGGCCGCATGTCTATATCTTCGGCGCCGGCCACGTCGGCAACGCGCTCGCAATGGCGCTGTCGCACGTGCCGCTCAGGACCGTTCTCGTCGACACGCGCGAGCACGAACTCTCGGCCGCCGACGTGCCGGGTATCGAGACCTGCCTGACCGCAATGCCCGAAGCCATCGTGCGCGACGCGCCGCCGGACAGCGCCTTCGTCGTCCTCACCCACGATCACGCACTCGACTTCCTGATCGCGACTGAGGCGCTCGGGCGCGAAGACGCCAGTTACGTCGGCATGATAGGCTCGAAGACAAAACGCGCGACTTTCAAGAACTGGCTGTCGCGAGAGGTCGATCGTCCTGAGCTTTTCGGGAGGCTCGTCTGCCCGATCGGCGGTACGGCGGTGAAGGACAAGCGGCCGCCGGTGATCGCAGCGCTTGCCGCGGCCGAGATACTGACTGCGGCGCTGAACCGCCATCTGCAGCCTCGCGCGCCCACCCCGAAGAGCCGGAGATCGATCAAGGCATAG
- the xdhA gene encoding xanthine dehydrogenase small subunit: protein MTTEIRNTIRFLLNDRPVELADVSPVQTLLDFLRIDRSLRGTKEGCAEGDCGACTVLVGRLLDGKLKYESVNACIRFVASLDGCHVVTVEALAQPNGPLHPVQQAMVDTHASQCGFCTPGFVMSLYGLWMTNAKPSVQEIEKALQGNLCRCTGYAAIIRAAEAIASVGELGKDPLIVEREEITRQLEALRDGCRVEIGGEDERVVLPASLDDFAAVLEANPKATIVAGSTDVGLWVTKFMRDIAPVVHLSHLEELRRISIAPDGITLAAGVSYTEAYPVIVRNFPQLRELWDRIGGEQVRNMGTVGGNIANGSPIGDTPPALIALGASVTLRKGTSRRTLPLEAFFIEYGKQDREPGEFVETVRIPFLDETERFAVYKITKRFDEDISAVCGAFRVKLDGDGKVADVAIAFGGMAGTPKRASNVEAALKGAQWNDAAIEAGVAAFERDFTPLTDWRASSEYRMLVARNLLRRFHLETQETRNIRIDRTVAVAM from the coding sequence ATGACGACCGAAATCCGCAATACGATCCGTTTCCTTTTGAATGACCGGCCCGTCGAGCTTGCCGATGTCTCGCCGGTGCAGACGCTGCTGGACTTTCTGCGCATCGACCGGAGTCTGCGCGGCACGAAGGAAGGCTGCGCGGAAGGCGACTGCGGCGCCTGCACCGTGCTTGTCGGCCGGCTTCTCGACGGCAAGCTCAAATACGAATCGGTCAACGCCTGCATCCGCTTCGTGGCCTCGCTTGACGGCTGCCATGTGGTGACGGTCGAAGCGCTTGCGCAGCCGAACGGGCCGCTGCATCCCGTGCAGCAGGCGATGGTCGACACGCACGCCTCGCAGTGCGGCTTCTGCACACCCGGTTTCGTGATGTCGCTCTACGGCCTCTGGATGACGAATGCGAAGCCGAGCGTTCAGGAAATCGAGAAGGCGCTGCAGGGCAATCTCTGTCGCTGCACCGGTTATGCGGCGATCATTCGGGCGGCCGAAGCGATTGCATCGGTCGGCGAGCTCGGCAAGGACCCGCTGATCGTGGAACGCGAGGAGATCACGCGGCAGCTGGAGGCGCTTCGGGACGGCTGCCGCGTCGAGATCGGCGGCGAAGACGAGCGCGTCGTGCTTCCGGCCTCGCTGGACGATTTCGCTGCGGTTCTCGAGGCGAACCCCAAGGCGACGATCGTCGCCGGTTCGACCGATGTCGGGCTCTGGGTCACGAAGTTCATGCGCGACATCGCGCCGGTCGTCCATCTCTCGCATCTGGAAGAACTGCGGCGGATTTCCATCGCGCCGGACGGTATCACCCTTGCCGCCGGCGTAAGCTACACGGAGGCCTATCCGGTCATCGTCCGGAACTTCCCGCAATTGCGCGAGCTCTGGGACCGCATCGGCGGCGAGCAGGTGCGCAACATGGGCACGGTCGGGGGCAATATCGCCAACGGTTCGCCGATCGGCGACACGCCGCCGGCGCTGATCGCACTTGGCGCTTCGGTGACCCTGCGCAAGGGAACAAGCCGCCGCACGCTGCCTCTGGAAGCCTTCTTTATCGAATACGGAAAACAGGATCGCGAACCCGGCGAATTCGTCGAGACTGTCCGGATTCCCTTCCTGGACGAGACCGAGCGCTTCGCTGTCTACAAGATCACGAAACGCTTCGATGAAGATATTTCCGCAGTCTGCGGCGCGTTCCGCGTGAAGCTCGACGGTGACGGCAAGGTTGCCGACGTCGCTATCGCTTTTGGCGGCATGGCGGGCACGCCGAAGCGCGCGTCGAATGTGGAGGCCGCTCTCAAGGGCGCGCAATGGAACGACGCTGCCATCGAGGCTGGCGTGGCGGCCTTCGAGCGGGATTTCACGCCGCTCACCGACTGGCGCGCCTCTTCTGAATATCGGATGCTCGTTGCCAGGAATCTCCTGCGGCGGTTCCATCTGGAAACGCAGGAAACGCGCAATATCCGGATCGACCGCACGGTCGCGGTGGCTATGTAG